The following DNA comes from Papaver somniferum cultivar HN1 chromosome 4, ASM357369v1, whole genome shotgun sequence.
TATCAGTTGCTTTCTCGATTGATAATCGTCAGATTGTATCTGCTTCAAGGGATAGATCTATTAAGCTTTGGAATACTTTGGGTGAGTGCAAGTATACGATTCAAGATGGTGATTCACATAGTAACTGGGTGAGCTGTGTTAGGTTCAGTCCTAATACTTTTCAACCAACTATTGTATCTGCTTCATGGGATAAGACTGTTAAGGTTTGGAATCTGAGTAATTGCAAGTTGAGGAACACTTTAGCTGGACATGGTGGGTATGTTAACACTGTTTCTGTTTCACCTGATGGTTCATTGTGTGCAAGTGGTGGTAAAGATGGTGTTACATTGTTGTGGGATTTGGCTGAGGGTAAGAAGTTGTATTCACTTGATGCTGGTGGTATTATTCATGCTTTGTGCTTCAGCCCAAATAGGTATTGGCTTTGTGCTGCTACCGAGGAAGGTGTCAAGATTTGGGATCTTGAGAGTAAGAGTGTCGTTCAGGAATTGAGGGTTGAACCTGATGCAGGAAAGAATAAGGTAAAATATTTCTGTTGTGTCTTAATACTGTTTTGATGCTATTCTGAATTTGCATGTTTTGATGTGCTTTATAACTAAGATGTTGTTGTTCATGAACATGCCGTTTCTGTGTTTTGTAAGTAGTTGTATTGGATTTTGATATTATTGATGTGCATTTCTATAAGTTGTATTCAGTATCACCTTGTCTGTAGGTTTAGTTTCGATATAGGTCATTTGTTGTTGACATAACTTTACATTTTGTATATGGCATGCATACAAAATATCAAGTTTGAGGTCTGGAATTGAAATGTATTCTCGTTACATCTTATGAATTGGTGTATTAAACTATTTGTGTGACTGAGTTATTTGTGGAGCTAGGTTCTTAGGTAAAGGGTGGCAAACAAAAATTTTCACCACGTGGGATCAGACAAGAAATATATACACAAATTGAAGGAAGTTTATGTGAAAATAAGCTTAGATAGGCTTGGGGAGCCAGTTGGCAAGTGGGGGCAATTGACCCCACTTGCTCCTACCTGGTTTTGCCCCTGGACTAGtgatttggtttttgttgttCGCCTTCTTTAATTAAATATGGGGATTTTCCTTCTCTTATCATTGTCCTGAATTTCAACCTTGTCTTTTCAAATGCATCTGGCGGAGATTGAGTAGTGCATATTCTTGTGTGATTGCTTCAACTCATATGCCATAATGCTTTTTTCTCCTTATTTAATTATGTGGATTTTCCCTTTCTTATATTCTTGTCCTGAATTCAAATGCATCTGGTGAAGCTTGAGTAGTGCATATTCTTGTGTGGTTGCTCATATGCCTTAACTTGCTTTTTCACTATCGCTGAATTcgtttaataataataattattattattatggtaTTCTGTTTCTTAGATATTTCAGTAGTCAAGAGAATACTAATTTTGGTTACTCATGGCTTTTTTTTGTTTACGCATTTTGCTTTTTACTTAGATTACCATTTCATTACAGTTGGTTTTATAATTTGTTTTGAGGGGAGTCTACTGTTATAATTTGTCTGTGGATATGGACAGTTATTTGCCACATTGTATTTAAGTAGGCCCTCAACATTTACGGCATACACAACTGGCAAAGGATGCATAGACTGTCCATAGATGGAGGACCGACTCCTAGTAGTGATGTTTCATTGTGATTCAGTTCATCCTAAAATTTCTTTACATTTTCCCTTGACTTTTTACAAATTTTGCCTTAGTAGTTCAAATgtgctttcctttttattgaagcAATATGATGCTTTTCTCTTTCTGACTCGTTTTATTTCTGAACATATGGACAATTCTTTGTCTGGATTGTTTGACTGACATGCTTACATAAATGTCTCACTTTTCACATATACCTGCTGGTACTAGGAGCGGAGCCAGGTATGGGCAAGTGGGGTCAGTTGCCCCCACTTGCCAACTGACTCCTCAAGCTTATCTAAGCCTATTTTCACACGCCTCCGTTATTTTCTTGTCTGCCCTCACACCGTGGTATGCTATTCATTTATTTTGCGCCACTCTATCTAGAATCTCAGCTCCACCATTGTGCTGTACTGTTATAATACTCTTGGCTATCTAACATCGTACAGGTTTGCATGTCAGTGCATGTAACACTGGTACAAGGTGATAGACATGGTTACGTACTTGGACCAAAGCAGTCTGAAGTCATGGCTATTTGTTTCTTATGCAATTTGTGAAACATCTCTctgtattttttctttattttcatatgATTTAATTGTTGAAGCATGTATCACCTGGCGTCCAAATCAGAGAATATTTCTTGTTAATAAGCATGTTTTCTTCATTTGTTTCTTCTACAGACATTTTACTGCACAAGCTTGAACTGGAGTTCCGATGGAAGTACCCTTTTCACTGGCTACACAGATGGTGCCATTAGAGTCTGGGGAGTTGGCCGCTTCTAAGATAAAAGCTTCTTATGATCTGGTAGTAAAATCTTTTTGGTAGAGTATGGTCTTTTATGAAAAGACAACGATTGcaggtttaatttttttgaatcgtTTCTTTGATCTGTTGTGAAAGACCATGAGTAATGAGGCAGAGATATTAATACTTGAGCttttttactcttttttttttcttcttttttttgcttaTTTGTTTTAATTGTTTAGATTAAACAGCTTTTCCTTTTTAGGGCATGGTGCAGTAAGTTTTACTTTCATAAGATCAATTGTAGTTACCTTCTGTTCCAGGGTCAGCAATTTTGAATCTCTAAATCCGTAAAAAAGATATAGTAGAGTTGCCACATACAATTTTGTTTGAGTTGCATATCGTAGAGGGTGAGGAGACCTCCTAAGTTTTATTTTCCTTTCTTCAAATATCAATCGAacttctataaaaaaaaattatttacaactaTTTTTTACGAATTGTTTCTTATTAGTACATCTTATCAATTTCATATCAGTTTCAAATGAATTGTTGTTTCTTCTCGTATGGTCTACGTCCGAGTTTGTAGTGACAAGTCTCTAACTATAATGCAGTTTCTGCTCGGCAGGCTCCTTGTAACTTGTAAGTACGTCCGTGGCTTTGAAGTGTGTTCAAGGCTTATATTTCCTTGAAAAAAGAAGTAGCCAAAAATACATGTAAAACCGAACAATATACATCTCCCCTTGCACCAGGTTCATCCTTTAGACACGGTTTAGAAACCGTGTTTCTGCCGAACTACGTACAAGTACTGTCACAAAAGTTGTAGAGTAGACGTCTCCTAGACGGTGGTGGGCTTCTGTTGTTTCATGGAAGCCGGAAGACACAGACATAAAGATGATCAGTTGCTGGCTATTTTCAGCTATTCTTTCTGTAACAAAGTCTGTCACACAAATGTCAATATCCACTTTTCCATCCTTAAATGAATCTCGTCCCACTTTCTCTCTCAAGAAATTATGCAACATAGATAAGAAGGTCCCCATCACATAAACGCGTCAAAAAGTACGAAACTTGAGTTTTAAATTACTTAAACTAAGCCATAACTTACCATTTCTTGCAAATCTAAAGTCCAAATACAATATTTAACGCAATAATCAACCGACTAAATATTGCAATCCACCTGTAATAAACTGCCAATTCTTTTTTGTTAAACTCGCTTTCACGCTACCTCTTTGCCTTCTCTCCATATAAATACAACCATCTCAAATCCTACTTccttcaaaacaaaaacaagaacaatattttttttaatccaaCATCAAAATCAATACCCTCCAGA
Coding sequences within:
- the LOC113275451 gene encoding guanine nucleotide-binding protein subunit beta-like protein encodes the protein MADNLFLRGTMKGHDDMVTAIACPIDNSDMIVSSSRDKSILVWSLTKQGENYGVPKRRLTGHGHFVQDVVLSSDGQFALSGSWDGELRLWDLNTGVTTRRFVGHTKDVLSVAFSIDNRQIVSASRDRSIKLWNTLGECKYTIQDGDSHSNWVSCVRFSPNTFQPTIVSASWDKTVKVWNLSNCKLRNTLAGHGGYVNTVSVSPDGSLCASGGKDGVTLLWDLAEGKKLYSLDAGGIIHALCFSPNRYWLCAATEEGVKIWDLESKSVVQELRVEPDAGKNKTFYCTSLNWSSDGSTLFTGYTDGAIRVWGVGRF